From the genome of Dickeya aquatica, one region includes:
- the menD gene encoding 2-succinyl-5-enolpyruvyl-6-hydroxy-3-cyclohexene-1-carboxylic-acid synthase has product MSTHIFNRRWAQVLFEVLSRQGIRHVCIAPGSRSTPLTLTAATHPALQCHTHFDERGLGHLALGLAKASGEAVAIVVTSGTAAANLYPAIIEAGLTGERLVVLTADRPPKIDCGANQAIRQPGMFGAHPAQALNLPRPTPDIPARWLAATLDNALSELHHGVLHVNCPFAEPLYGEDDPQAFQDWLGALGHWWQQSSPWLQGNSGAFSPTMQPDWPQWRQRRGVVIAGRVAASDGERIAAWAQQLGWPLIGDVLSQTGQPLACADLWLAHPQAQALHQAEIVVQFGASLTGKRLLQWQASVRPEQYWLVDRLPGRLDPAQHRGRRLVAELADWLACHPAPAQAQPNWATDIQACAARVRERVTTWLSSGFGEAQLAHRVTQLLPAQGQFFVGNSLTVRLVDALACLPAGYPVYANRGASGIDGLLSTLAGVQRANARPTLAIVGDVSALYDLNSLALLRQVPAPLVLIVVNNNGGQIFSLLPTPLAQREDFYCMAQHVDFRHAAALFGLRYARAQDWQRVQSAVQTGWQHPETTLLEVVVEPKAGVETLQQLLAAVPSW; this is encoded by the coding sequence ATGTCCACACATATTTTTAACCGCCGCTGGGCGCAGGTGCTTTTTGAGGTACTCAGCCGCCAGGGTATCCGCCATGTCTGTATCGCACCCGGATCGCGATCGACGCCCCTGACACTCACGGCAGCCACACATCCGGCGCTGCAATGTCATACCCATTTTGATGAACGCGGGCTGGGGCATCTGGCCCTGGGGCTGGCTAAAGCCTCCGGTGAGGCCGTTGCCATCGTGGTGACGTCTGGCACGGCTGCCGCCAATTTGTACCCGGCGATTATTGAAGCCGGGCTGACAGGGGAACGGCTGGTGGTGCTAACGGCCGATCGCCCCCCGAAAATTGATTGTGGCGCTAATCAGGCCATTCGCCAGCCGGGTATGTTTGGCGCTCATCCGGCGCAAGCGCTGAATTTGCCTCGTCCTACACCGGATATTCCGGCGCGTTGGCTTGCCGCCACTCTTGATAATGCGTTAAGCGAATTGCATCACGGAGTGTTGCATGTCAACTGCCCGTTTGCCGAACCGCTGTATGGTGAAGATGACCCACAGGCTTTTCAGGATTGGCTGGGCGCGCTCGGTCACTGGTGGCAACAGTCGTCGCCCTGGTTGCAGGGCAATAGTGGCGCTTTCTCACCGACTATGCAGCCAGACTGGCCGCAATGGCGGCAACGCCGTGGTGTGGTGATTGCCGGCCGGGTTGCGGCTTCAGACGGTGAGCGCATTGCCGCCTGGGCGCAACAGCTTGGCTGGCCGCTAATAGGCGATGTCTTATCTCAGACCGGCCAGCCGCTGGCCTGTGCGGATTTATGGCTGGCGCACCCTCAGGCCCAGGCGCTGCATCAGGCGGAGATAGTGGTGCAATTTGGTGCCAGCCTGACGGGAAAGCGCCTGCTACAGTGGCAGGCATCCGTGCGGCCCGAGCAGTATTGGCTGGTTGACCGCCTGCCCGGGCGGCTTGACCCGGCACAGCATCGTGGCCGTCGGCTGGTGGCGGAGCTTGCTGACTGGCTGGCGTGCCACCCAGCTCCCGCACAGGCGCAACCCAATTGGGCCACTGACATTCAGGCTTGTGCCGCACGCGTGCGTGAGCGTGTGACAACGTGGCTATCATCGGGTTTTGGTGAGGCGCAACTGGCACACCGTGTGACGCAATTATTGCCTGCACAGGGGCAATTTTTTGTCGGAAATAGCCTGACGGTCAGGCTGGTGGATGCCCTTGCCTGCCTGCCTGCCGGGTATCCGGTGTATGCCAATCGAGGTGCCAGCGGTATTGACGGTTTGCTATCGACGCTGGCCGGTGTACAGCGGGCCAACGCTCGCCCCACGCTGGCAATTGTTGGTGATGTGTCGGCGTTGTACGACCTCAATAGCCTGGCCTTGTTGCGTCAGGTGCCTGCGCCATTGGTGCTAATCGTGGTCAACAATAATGGCGGGCAGATTTTCTCGCTATTGCCGACGCCTCTGGCGCAACGTGAAGATTTCTATTGTATGGCGCAACACGTTGATTTTCGCCATGCCGCGGCACTCTTTGGCCTGCGTTATGCTCGTGCGCAAGACTGGCAACGTGTGCAGTCAGCGGTACAGACTGGCTGGCAACATCCTGAGACAACCTTGCTGGAAGTGGTGGTAGAGCCAAAAGCCGGAGTCGAGACATTGCAACAGCTACTGGCTGCGGTCCCGTCATGGTAG
- the menF gene encoding isochorismate synthase MenF: MNVLQFSDLLHQMHQALSEPLPAQTGFHAITLTLTLHDSGQLLAWLASQPVYPQFYWQHRQDDEEAAVCGDVCAFGDITQANAFLQRDDVDDSVRIWGVNAFDQHPIEPDAEVARLFVPRIALLRQARRLRVRVNLFSETSLAEDARQAQAFLRQLQPPQALAVLQARILSARHCPGLEQWRGLLNLALAEIAAGKLEKVVPARATMLSLNEPLRAATLMAASRAVNHHCYHFMLASAPEQAFLGSSPERLYRRRNNRLETEALAGTVANDSDEVTAAQLANWLINDVKNQCENMLVVDDICQRLHQVALTLDVMPPEIIRLRKVQHLRRTIQATLRATSDEACLRLLQPTAAVAGLPRRPARDFLARHEPFTRGWYAGSAGYLSCQQAEFCVALRSANVNARQLTLYAGAGIIAGSDPELEWQELENKAAGLKSLFESDEL, encoded by the coding sequence GTGAATGTGCTGCAATTCTCCGACCTGCTGCACCAGATGCATCAGGCGCTCAGTGAGCCTTTGCCCGCTCAGACGGGCTTTCATGCTATTACGCTGACGTTGACATTACACGATAGCGGGCAACTGCTGGCATGGCTGGCATCACAACCGGTATATCCGCAATTTTACTGGCAGCACAGGCAGGATGATGAAGAAGCGGCCGTCTGTGGTGACGTGTGTGCATTTGGTGATATCACGCAGGCGAACGCGTTTTTGCAACGCGATGATGTGGATGACAGTGTACGTATCTGGGGGGTGAATGCGTTTGATCAGCACCCCATCGAGCCTGATGCAGAGGTCGCCCGGTTATTTGTGCCCCGTATTGCGCTGTTACGTCAGGCCCGGCGCTTGCGTGTCCGGGTGAATCTGTTTAGTGAAACGTCGCTGGCTGAGGATGCGCGGCAGGCGCAGGCGTTTTTGCGCCAGTTGCAGCCCCCTCAGGCGCTGGCTGTGTTGCAGGCTCGTATCCTGTCAGCTCGCCATTGCCCGGGCCTTGAACAGTGGCGAGGATTGCTGAATCTGGCGCTGGCGGAGATAGCGGCGGGCAAACTGGAAAAGGTGGTGCCTGCCCGGGCGACCATGCTATCCCTCAATGAACCGCTGCGGGCTGCAACATTGATGGCGGCCAGCCGTGCGGTGAACCACCACTGCTACCACTTTATGCTGGCGAGTGCTCCTGAGCAGGCCTTTCTTGGCTCCAGCCCTGAGCGGCTTTACCGACGGCGTAACAACCGCCTGGAAACCGAAGCACTGGCCGGTACGGTGGCCAACGACAGTGATGAAGTAACGGCGGCGCAATTGGCCAACTGGCTGATAAATGACGTGAAAAATCAGTGTGAGAACATGCTGGTGGTGGATGATATCTGTCAGCGTTTGCATCAGGTTGCGCTGACGCTTGACGTCATGCCACCTGAAATTATCCGGCTGCGTAAAGTACAGCATTTGCGCCGAACCATTCAGGCGACGCTGCGTGCAACGTCCGACGAGGCATGTTTACGCCTGCTACAGCCAACAGCGGCAGTCGCCGGATTACCGCGTCGTCCGGCGCGGGATTTTCTTGCACGGCACGAGCCCTTTACGCGCGGCTGGTATGCCGGTTCAGCAGGTTATCTGTCATGCCAGCAGGCCGAATTCTGCGTCGCGCTGCGCTCGGCTAACGTAAACGCGCGCCAACTGACGCTATATGCCGGTGCCGGTATTATTGCTGGCTCAGATCCTGAGCTGGAATGGCAGGAACTGGAAAATAAGGCCGCGGGGCTAAAATCGCTATTTGAGAGTGACGAGTTATGA
- the rcsD gene encoding phosphotransferase RcsD, whose translation MPAAITRFFLLFILLLLLVTGSYGYNYINCWIVEKKSALTDIATGMQKRIDAYRFFTDQIYKNLITDVTQPESTNVNLITLVPNVFYVEKSNHKTDALIFGQHDKTTLSAMHRISQYLDVLWGAKTDIYSMYYLNGQDNSLTMVSTQPLKDISSPLRGSYLSSIVESRKTEMLQQANTLDERESFSALRKLRFYNDYYFTLRTTFNQPGHLATVIAFDLSINDLIPRNLPRENFILRQQVPPVNADASNDNDILTEIRREGRLLEISAQLMNAPIKLVYIVPLDKLVTEMLRRNIWSIVLNLALLFLALTGAYALRRYYARPKDDLSHHLKSQQQMYGEIVSRVPVGVLVYDFDNSKVVVANALAERLYPHLSLKKIATLAEEHQGLIQATVDNEMYEVRVFNSQHTPALCLFLLREQDQEILITRKLQLAQREVDKNIAVRKRLFRHLSQEFKQPLSAVHQLALSLRQPDAPVEQQKVIQALILEASSAIRLMENIALQAHLETGEWHLVHEPFSPLTLIDDLLLELLPRIQQKGLALFNHYQLDPRQSYLGDSELLRKTLSLLLDYAITNTDYGKITLSCELADRSPEQLLIRIGDTGTEISGLERDNLMHPFATAPLSDRFRQNSGLTLFLCNQLCNKLGGQLQINSRPGLGTQYTLTLKMETVALPAEEEEKLLDDITLLLNITSDEVRTIVSRQVASWGANVVVYDERLVDQSAEITITDDPAKMEDDTLLVTCDDMQWVPLGHRRLRTNYNISQLLQDGLLKLIEQQLDTFPDDTTDEEHDDVSVYVRQLHSSDYYSLFVDTVPEDLKRLYTETQNGDFLSLAQTAHRLKGVFAMLNLHPGRQLCEALEKLITTQDRTQIEANLQQIDHFVSVLLHCGGQHDE comes from the coding sequence ATGCCTGCGGCTATCACGCGTTTTTTCCTGCTATTTATTTTACTCCTCCTGCTGGTGACGGGCTCTTATGGCTACAACTACATCAATTGCTGGATAGTGGAGAAAAAATCAGCGTTGACCGATATTGCAACTGGTATGCAAAAACGCATTGATGCTTACCGCTTCTTTACTGACCAGATTTATAAAAACCTCATCACTGACGTCACTCAGCCTGAAAGTACCAATGTCAATTTAATCACGCTGGTCCCTAACGTGTTTTATGTCGAAAAGAGTAATCACAAAACCGATGCGCTCATTTTTGGCCAGCACGATAAAACCACGCTGAGTGCCATGCACCGCATTTCACAATATCTGGATGTGCTTTGGGGAGCGAAGACAGATATTTACTCCATGTATTATCTCAACGGGCAAGATAACAGCCTGACGATGGTCTCTACCCAACCGTTAAAGGACATCTCTTCTCCCCTGCGCGGCAGTTATCTCTCCTCCATCGTGGAATCGCGCAAAACTGAAATGTTGCAGCAGGCCAACACGCTTGATGAACGCGAGAGCTTCTCTGCGCTACGTAAGCTACGCTTTTATAATGACTACTATTTTACGCTGCGAACCACATTCAACCAGCCCGGCCATCTCGCCACCGTTATCGCCTTTGATTTATCCATCAATGACCTGATTCCACGTAATTTGCCGCGGGAAAATTTCATACTGCGCCAGCAAGTGCCACCGGTGAATGCCGATGCCAGCAACGACAACGATATTCTCACCGAAATTCGTCGGGAGGGTCGCTTACTGGAAATCTCGGCGCAGTTGATGAATGCGCCAATCAAACTGGTGTACATCGTCCCGCTCGACAAGCTGGTGACAGAAATGCTGCGCAGAAATATTTGGAGCATCGTGCTGAATCTGGCATTACTGTTTCTCGCACTTACCGGGGCTTACGCCTTGCGTCGTTATTACGCTCGTCCGAAGGATGATTTATCCCATCATCTGAAGTCACAACAGCAGATGTACGGTGAAATTGTCAGCCGCGTGCCGGTTGGCGTACTGGTATATGACTTTGATAATAGTAAAGTTGTTGTCGCTAACGCGCTGGCCGAACGGCTGTATCCGCACCTGAGCCTAAAGAAGATTGCGACCCTTGCCGAAGAGCATCAGGGCCTGATTCAGGCCACCGTCGATAATGAAATGTATGAAGTGCGCGTATTCAACAGTCAGCATACCCCTGCACTGTGCCTGTTTTTGCTGCGTGAACAGGATCAAGAGATCTTAATCACCAGGAAACTGCAATTGGCCCAGCGGGAAGTGGATAAAAATATCGCGGTACGTAAACGCCTGTTTCGCCACCTCAGCCAGGAATTTAAGCAGCCATTATCCGCCGTGCATCAATTAGCGCTCTCTTTACGCCAGCCTGATGCGCCCGTTGAACAACAAAAAGTGATTCAGGCATTGATTCTTGAGGCCAGTAGTGCCATTCGGCTGATGGAAAATATCGCCCTGCAAGCCCATCTGGAAACCGGGGAATGGCATTTGGTGCACGAGCCTTTCTCACCGTTAACACTCATCGATGATCTGCTATTAGAACTGTTACCCCGCATTCAGCAAAAAGGCCTGGCACTGTTTAATCACTACCAGCTTGACCCACGTCAGAGCTATCTGGGTGACAGTGAACTCCTGAGAAAAACGTTGTCCTTGCTGCTGGATTACGCGATTACCAACACCGATTATGGAAAAATCACCCTCTCGTGTGAACTGGCCGATCGCTCGCCGGAGCAGTTACTGATTCGAATTGGTGATACCGGTACTGAAATTTCGGGCCTTGAGCGCGATAACCTGATGCATCCGTTCGCAACCGCGCCCCTGTCTGACCGTTTCAGGCAAAATTCAGGATTAACCCTATTTCTGTGCAATCAGCTTTGTAACAAACTGGGCGGTCAATTGCAGATCAACAGCCGTCCAGGGCTGGGCACGCAGTATACGTTGACGCTGAAAATGGAAACGGTTGCGCTTCCTGCGGAAGAAGAAGAGAAACTACTGGATGACATTACGCTACTGTTGAACATTACATCCGATGAGGTACGCACCATCGTCAGCCGCCAGGTAGCAAGCTGGGGAGCCAATGTGGTGGTATATGATGAAAGGCTGGTGGATCAGTCTGCGGAAATCACCATTACAGACGATCCGGCCAAAATGGAGGACGACACGCTGCTGGTCACCTGTGACGATATGCAATGGGTGCCGCTTGGGCATCGCCGCCTGCGTACCAACTACAATATCAGCCAGTTACTGCAAGATGGCTTGTTGAAACTCATCGAACAGCAACTTGATACCTTCCCCGATGATACAACGGACGAAGAACACGATGATGTCAGCGTTTATGTGCGGCAGTTACACAGCAGTGACTACTATTCGTTGTTTGTAGATACAGTACCGGAGGACTTAAAGAGGCTATATACTGAAACTCAGAATGGCGATTTTTTGTCACTTGCGCAAACGGCGCACCGCCTGAAAGGCGTCTTTGCTATGTTGAATCTTCATCCCGGCAGGCAGTTATGTGAAGCGCTGGAAAAGCTTATTACCACCCAGGATAGAACACAAATAGAGGCCAATCTCCAGCAGATTGACCACTTCGTCAGTGTGCTATTGCATTGTGGTGGTCAACACGACGAGTAA
- the rcsB gene encoding response regulator transcription factor RcsB — MSNLNVIIADDHPIVLFGIKKSLEQIEWINVVGEFEDSTALINHLPKLDANVLITDLSMPGDKYGDGITLIKYIKRHFPHLSIIVLTMNNNPAILSAVLELDIEGIVLKQGAPTDLPKALAALQKGKKFTPESVTKVLEKISASGYGDKRLSPKESEVLRLFAEGFLVTEIARKLNRSIKTISSQKKSAMTKLGVDNDIALLNYLSSVGISPPDKE; from the coding sequence ATGAGTAACTTAAACGTAATTATTGCAGACGATCACCCTATTGTTCTGTTTGGTATCAAGAAGTCCCTTGAGCAAATCGAATGGATCAATGTGGTTGGTGAATTCGAAGACTCGACAGCTCTGATTAATCATCTTCCCAAACTGGATGCCAATGTTCTTATCACCGATTTATCCATGCCGGGTGATAAATATGGCGATGGCATTACGCTGATTAAATACATCAAGCGCCATTTCCCTCACCTGTCCATTATTGTACTGACCATGAACAATAACCCGGCTATTCTCAGTGCCGTGCTGGAGCTGGATATTGAAGGTATTGTGCTAAAACAAGGTGCGCCGACCGACTTGCCCAAAGCACTGGCCGCACTGCAAAAAGGCAAAAAATTCACCCCGGAAAGCGTCACAAAAGTACTGGAGAAAATCAGTGCCAGCGGTTACGGCGATAAGCGCCTGTCGCCAAAAGAGAGTGAAGTGTTGCGCCTGTTCGCCGAAGGCTTTCTGGTGACAGAAATTGCCAGAAAACTCAATCGCAGTATCAAAACCATTAGCAGCCAGAAAAAATCGGCCATGACCAAACTGGGGGTCGATAACGATATCGCCCTGCTTAATTACCTTTCCTCCGTCGGTATTTCACCGCCAGACAAAGAGTAA
- the rcsC gene encoding two-component system sensor histidine kinase RcsC, which produces MSLFSRSVNLYGIPLKVTVSFLTTLKISRYLFRGLAILLWMLGALLSIFTINNALKQQEAHLRQIFSLNFEQSLGNIRHATDVARELRYLAANRFSTPFTQRDKTNQVKKVPAAIYPLSPAFNCRNQYEKNPAQLSLLTHFFDQWHDDFSSVYDLNRIFFLDSSQQCIVDFGIRNQSLDSDSLIKSVQERLQNQKSNGAGTRREESLYWVVPGLTPSTGYLYALTPVYVDNHLITMMGIEQTIRLDDFISNTDLPFSLRLLDQNDRAVLQITDSRAGSVPSHYPESNNYFGYSEGYSALLMKKSLPPTAMSVVYSLPLDVMLAALNSLLINMALLNLASALCLFLFTRLFERRIFLPAERNAFQIEENEQFNRKIVASAPVGICILRTSDGSNILSNELAHNYLSLLTYEDRVRLVRIICEQQSTSLDVVTGRNHHLQISFVHSRYRNENVAICVLLDVSARVRMEESLQEMANAAEQASQSKSMFLATVSHELRTPLYGIIGNLDLLRTKSLSSDANRLVGAMQNSSALLLKIISDILDFSKIESEQLKIEPGEFSPREVINHIVSNYLPLVVKKRLTLYCYIDPQVPVSLMGDAVRLQQVLSNLLSNAIKFTDTGCIVFQVVCSEDGYLLFKVRDTGTGIDTRAVMKLFDPFFQAGTGVQRHFQGTGLGLAICEKLVNLMDGDITIESEPGLGSEFAVRIPLYRARYPQPLPTEVLQGKICWLQVRNALMERYLFTLLRGAGVDVRRYDEHGGVGPDDVLVVDIQAVQIGNIRACIELSSVQAGAAQEIQPGYWRHSTAAPHDVPLLLQRIYRGTDVLPAAVPVPPLATYSRSENEGVRILVVDDHPINRRLLADQLGSLGYQVITANDGLDALDVLAKHPVDIVLTDVNMPNMDGYRFTERLREMQLTFPVIGVTANALAEERQRCLQAGMDNCLSKPVTLDTLQQSLAYYSNLVRQKTAAQG; this is translated from the coding sequence ATGAGCCTTTTTTCCCGTTCCGTTAACCTTTACGGTATCCCTTTGAAAGTGACTGTCTCTTTTCTGACGACCCTCAAGATTTCCCGGTACTTATTCCGGGGGCTGGCAATCCTGCTGTGGATGCTGGGGGCATTGCTGTCAATTTTCACTATCAATAACGCACTCAAACAGCAGGAAGCTCACCTGCGGCAGATTTTTTCCCTCAATTTCGAACAGTCGTTGGGCAACATTCGTCATGCCACGGATGTGGCGCGTGAATTGCGTTATCTCGCTGCCAATCGTTTCAGTACACCGTTCACGCAACGCGACAAAACCAATCAAGTGAAAAAGGTTCCTGCGGCGATTTATCCGCTTTCTCCGGCCTTCAACTGTCGTAATCAGTACGAGAAAAATCCGGCGCAATTGTCGTTACTGACCCATTTTTTTGACCAGTGGCATGATGATTTTTCTTCCGTTTATGACCTTAACCGGATTTTCTTTTTAGACAGCAGCCAGCAATGCATCGTTGATTTTGGTATTCGCAATCAGTCACTGGATAGCGATAGCCTGATAAAAAGCGTACAGGAACGTTTGCAGAATCAGAAATCCAATGGTGCCGGTACGCGGCGTGAAGAAAGTCTTTACTGGGTTGTTCCTGGTTTAACGCCGAGCACGGGTTATCTGTATGCCTTAACGCCGGTATATGTCGATAACCATTTGATAACCATGATGGGCATTGAGCAGACCATACGGCTGGACGATTTTATATCGAATACGGATTTGCCCTTTAGCTTGCGGTTACTCGACCAGAATGACCGGGCCGTATTACAAATTACCGATAGTCGCGCAGGCAGTGTTCCCAGCCATTATCCTGAGTCGAATAATTATTTCGGCTACAGCGAAGGTTACAGCGCACTATTAATGAAAAAATCGCTGCCGCCCACTGCCATGAGCGTGGTGTATTCGCTGCCGCTGGATGTGATGCTGGCGGCGCTTAACAGTTTGCTCATTAATATGGCATTACTGAATCTGGCATCTGCGCTGTGCCTGTTCCTGTTCACCCGGCTGTTTGAGCGCCGGATTTTTCTGCCAGCGGAGCGCAATGCATTCCAGATAGAAGAGAACGAACAGTTCAACCGAAAAATTGTGGCCTCGGCTCCGGTTGGGATCTGCATTTTACGTACCAGTGATGGCAGCAACATTCTGAGCAATGAGCTGGCGCATAATTACCTCAGCCTGCTGACTTATGAAGATAGGGTGCGCCTTGTGCGCATTATCTGCGAGCAGCAGTCTACATCGCTGGATGTGGTGACGGGCCGTAATCACCATCTGCAAATCAGCTTTGTGCATTCGCGCTATCGAAATGAGAATGTCGCGATTTGTGTTTTGCTGGATGTCAGTGCCCGGGTACGTATGGAAGAGTCGCTACAGGAGATGGCGAACGCTGCCGAGCAGGCGAGCCAGTCTAAATCGATGTTTCTGGCAACGGTCAGCCATGAATTGCGCACACCGCTGTATGGCATTATCGGGAATCTGGATTTATTACGCACCAAGTCATTGTCATCGGATGCCAACCGCCTGGTTGGCGCAATGCAGAATTCATCCGCGCTGTTGCTGAAAATCATCAGCGATATTCTGGATTTTTCCAAGATTGAGTCGGAACAGCTAAAAATTGAACCGGGCGAGTTCTCGCCGCGGGAAGTCATCAACCATATAGTGAGTAATTACTTACCACTGGTGGTGAAAAAGCGCCTGACGCTGTATTGCTATATCGACCCTCAGGTCCCTGTCAGCCTGATGGGCGATGCGGTGCGGTTACAGCAGGTGTTAAGCAATTTGCTCAGTAATGCCATTAAGTTTACTGATACCGGGTGCATTGTGTTTCAGGTGGTGTGTTCTGAGGATGGCTACCTGTTGTTCAAAGTCCGCGATACCGGCACGGGGATTGATACGCGTGCGGTGATGAAACTGTTTGATCCTTTCTTTCAGGCAGGAACCGGGGTGCAGCGCCATTTTCAGGGCACCGGACTTGGGCTTGCGATTTGCGAGAAACTGGTCAACTTGATGGATGGTGATATTACCATTGAGTCTGAACCTGGCCTTGGCAGTGAGTTTGCCGTGCGCATTCCGCTGTACCGGGCACGTTATCCCCAGCCCTTACCGACAGAGGTATTACAAGGCAAGATTTGCTGGTTACAGGTGCGTAATGCGCTGATGGAGCGCTACCTGTTTACCCTGTTACGCGGCGCGGGGGTGGATGTCCGGCGTTATGATGAGCACGGTGGTGTTGGGCCTGATGACGTGCTGGTGGTTGATATTCAGGCGGTACAGATAGGCAACATCCGGGCGTGTATTGAGCTGAGTAGTGTACAAGCCGGGGCGGCTCAGGAGATTCAGCCGGGATACTGGCGGCACAGTACCGCAGCACCTCACGATGTGCCGCTCTTGTTGCAACGAATTTACCGCGGTACCGACGTGTTGCCTGCGGCAGTACCGGTGCCACCGCTTGCTACCTATAGCCGTTCGGAAAATGAAGGCGTGCGTATTTTGGTGGTGGATGATCATCCGATTAATCGCCGTTTGCTGGCCGATCAGCTTGGTTCATTAGGTTATCAGGTGATAACGGCCAATGACGGGCTTGATGCACTGGATGTGCTGGCGAAGCACCCGGTCGATATTGTGCTGACCGATGTGAATATGCCGAATATGGATGGTTACCGTTTTACTGAGCGTCTGCGCGAAATGCAACTCACCTTCCCGGTGATTGGCGTCACGGCGAATGCACTGGCTGAGGAGCGGCAACGCTGCCTGCAGGCAGGTATGGATAATTGCCTGTCCAAACCGGTAACGCTTGATACGTTGCAACAGTCTTTAGCGTATTACAGCAATCTGGTCAGGCAAAAAACTGCGGCACAAGGCTAA